The Bacteroidia bacterium genome has a segment encoding these proteins:
- the paaJ gene encoding phenylacetate-CoA oxygenase subunit PaaJ: MKTIIFKLDMIQKEEVLNVLQAVKDPEIPVISVVDLGVITDIQIISEDSIKVVMTPTFAGCPAIEVMKQGVYEQLKSIPGVKNVEVEVNYDIPWTSNRISPCGRRLLKDFGLAPPPEIKGEFSLEVLESVPCPYCNSRNTTLKSAFGSTLCRSIHYCNDCLQGFEQFKPL, encoded by the coding sequence TTGAAAACCATAATTTTCAAACTTGATATGATCCAAAAAGAAGAAGTATTGAACGTTTTACAAGCTGTCAAGGACCCTGAAATACCTGTTATTTCAGTGGTTGATTTAGGCGTAATTACTGATATACAAATTATTTCAGAAGATAGTATAAAAGTAGTTATGACTCCTACTTTCGCAGGCTGCCCTGCTATTGAAGTGATGAAACAAGGTGTTTATGAGCAGTTAAAAAGTATTCCAGGTGTTAAAAATGTAGAAGTAGAAGTTAATTATGATATTCCTTGGACATCAAACCGTATCAGTCCTTGCGGCAGACGGTTACTTAAGGACTTTGGACTTGCTCCCCCACCTGAAATTAAAGGTGAGTTTTCTTTGGAAGTATTAGAAAGTGTACCCTGTCCATACTGTAATAGTCGTAATACAACTTTGAAAAGCGCATTTGGAAGCACATTATGTAGGTCTATCCATTACTGTAACGATTGCTTACAAGGTTTTGAACAATTCAAACCACTGTAA